AACAGCACTGGCTAGCTACCGGCTCTCCCGCCTAAACATGTGTGACTAAATCCTTCACCAGAAGCTGGTAGACTAACTGACTTTATCTCAAGATAGAAATTTTGTGATGTTGGTAGGCAAACACAACATAACTACCTATTAGAAGATTCAGAAGGGTGCGGGAGAGGATACAGTTTATATCACAATTCAAAtaaatattaaagcagtaaataAGCAACAATAGCATATTAGGCTTCCAAACACAATAATATCTTAAGACATGATAAAAGCCAAACAAAAATCAATATATAAAGCTCGAATTCTTATTaattttccccagcagagtcgtcatagctgtcacacctcttttttgccACATAACCCTATTACGTGGTTGAGTtagaagagtttttccaattaaaaagACGTTTTGAAAagggattatttattatttagagtcgccacttggaattgagttttggtgttctaagtcaccttttatttgaatcccctTTCAAAAGGAATgcttgactcttatttatggtctacgAAAACAAAAGACTAAGTAAGAAATTCCGTTGATCGAGGGGAAGGTGTAAGGCACCcctcgagtcccgtggttctagcacagtcgctttatTGACTAATGAGGCTTAAATCAATTTTTAGCTATTCTTGAATTTTATTGATTATGGCTTATTTATTACCgcttaattaattattatatttttattaattgtatTCACCAAGATGCGGAACGCACACGAGGTACTTCTTTGAAATTAAGTGTTAAACTAAGATATAGAATGTACACATGGTTATAACACAATTATTTCAAATCTAAAGGCATCGAGACGCGGAATGCGCACATGACCCTTTTATTACTTGAGCATATCAATCCAAGGTTCGGGTATGAACACATGGGCTAATAGcgtatttaaaatatttaattattttatctcTTTTAGATCCGAGATATTTATTTATGTGCTTTTTCTTTTACTCATCGCTATGAGTCTTGAGTTAATTCGTAACTCATCTCGCACCCTCACAATTATTTATTATCTCTCTAATTATTTATTTCTCACAAAGGTTTTAGAATCAATATGCATCCCGCATCGCTCCCTCAGTTTTCATTATGTGCAAAAGATATACTACACTTAATATAAATCTTTAAACATGGCATTGATTTTGATAAATAATAAAAAGCCAACTTATTAATGTTAGATGCAAGTATATATCTAATGAATATGCTCTGGAATTAAGCAActctaaaaaaaaaatatttttaaccgTTAACTTAAACAATTTACCAAttgtaaataaaaaaataaaataaataatgatgaAAATTATTCTCCAGCTTGTCTTCAAACGAACATTTAGAagtcaaatgaagaaaaaaaaaatcaacgtAAAGCTTTTCACAAAATCTAAGGAAAATTTCTTAAGATACGTCAATGACGTTATTTGAAATTTTAACACCATATTTATCCTAACAACTAATTCAAATATCATTTTAGCACTAGTACATGAACTttcaaacaaaatacataattaattACCTAAGAATCTATAATGAGACTAATGAAATTTTTTGACATGCATCTTTacttaaaaataaaagaagaagaagaaaaatggacAACATATTAGTTGGTGTAGCCAATTTATTATAAAACTTAAAGCTACTGATTCTAGCTACTTAGAAAGAAACAAAATTCGGCAACCCAAATAATAGAATGAACCATGAAAAATTTTAACAACGATATTTCAATATCCAAAATGAACCAAATTCTGAAGTGTCAAACAGATGTAAAACATTGttaatgagaaaatcataaacacacttcatacataataataaaagaaaaaaaaaacttagaaGATTTCCTTCTCTTAAAATGTTTCAAACAACACAGAATTCATGCATCTCTAAATAACTTTTCAAAATCCAAAACTAGAACTTAAAATAAGTAAAAGATGAATAGATAATATAGAAGAGAACCTGTAGAGCAAAGCTTTTTCAATATGTAAGAGAGAAGCCACAGAAAAATTTTACAGTGACGAAATCCAAGCGACAAACAGAAGCGAGAGGAGATAGTAACCCCGATCAAGACTAAAACCTTTGAGCAAAACCGGAACCCGAACGATAAACCGAACGTCGACTAAAATTTCAAACTCTATTTCAACTCCATCCTCTCCTCTTTAAATTTCTTCCTCGTTTTTACTTCTTCTGTTCTTCACCTCCGCCCCCTTTTTAACTCAAACTACTGATATATATAAGAATCCCCCCACCAAAGGGTCTGTTAGTGTTAAAGTTTAATGGAGTAAGTAATGGGGTTTAATGGGGGAAACGTGGGTTGTGTAAAGAGTGGGGGATAGGAACGTGAGGGAATGGGGAAGTTAGGGgatcagatttttttttttttgaggggGTTTTGTTTTCGTTCCTTTTtagctttttccttcttttttttataactttttactaactctctttttattaaaaaaaatgaaagtaatatatatattaaatatctgACTTACTCTTAGACTTAACAAAAATTATATACATAAAAGAACTCAATATTTACACAATCATTTAAATTATTCTAAGGAAAAAACTACTATAACTCACATTTAAATTAGAAGAAACTaagttttctatatatatatatatatatataaacataggAACAAATCTTATATTCTAAGAATGTgaatatttttgtagtttttaattttcttaaataaaaccTATTAAGAGTAAGATAAACATTTAAAATATTAACATTAGACCTAAAAAGAAATATTTACACTAAAATAGTATAGAATTTGAGTGTGgtaaaaaattaggtgttcacaaatACACAGTATAAGACTCCAAACCcataggcaacaccaacactggggttgtagtcaaagcagtcttgagcttttgaaagctcgtctcacactcctCGGACcatctgaaaggagcacccttctgggtcaatctagtcatagATGCTATAATAGATGAGAAACCCCCTATGAAACGGTGATAATACCTGGTAAAACCAAGGAAACTCTAAATCTCAGTAGCTgaagacggtctaggccaactctaaactactttgatcttcttcggatctaccttgatcccctcattTTATACCatatgacccaaaaatgccatcGAAGtaagccagaattcacactttgagaatttttcatacaatttcttCTCTCTCAAGGTATGGAGCACGATCCTcgggtgttgctcatgatcttcctgactgtTGGAGTACACCAAGATGTCGTTAATAAACACAATAACGAATaaatcaagatatggctggaatacactgttcatcacgTGCATAAATGCTGTtgggggcattggtcagcccaaatgacatcacaaggaactcgtagtggCCATGTCCGGATCTCAAATCATTAACTGATGATAACATGACTgcaaatcaatctttgagaatacTCTGGCACCTTCTAGCTGGTCAAATAAGTCTCCAATACGTGGCAATGGATACCTATTTTTCActgtcaccttgttcaactgctgataATTAGTACACATGTGCATATAAccatcctccttcttcttcttcttcttcttcttaaaaaaCAAGACCGGAGCACCCCACGgagacatactaggccgaataaaacccttatcaatcAACTCTTGCAACTACTCATTTAACTCTTTTAACTCTactggggccatacgatatggtggaatagaaatgggctgagtgcccgacaacaagtTAATACAAATTGATATCCCTATCGAGCAGCATGCCTAGAAGATCCACTGGAAATACATTTGGGAAGTCTCTCactaccggaactgaatcaacgGTAAGagtatcaacactgacatctgtcacgacccaaactggaggatcatgactagcacccgggcCATACTTGCCGAgaaccaacgtacattttatctaaccttccttaTTATCTTTAAGGCCCGACGAGATCATTATAAATGGTAGGTATGTATCATGAACAACAAACAATGAAAGATAATGgaatgaacatacataacatgggatgacaaGACAACTAAGAatctacatataaggtacgagctaccacactcccatgaaagactatacaacaaaaattagccgacaaggcataccaaactatacatgagtcgacacctgtctatgagcctctaaaagagtATAAGTGCTGTAACATTACCGGAACAGGGCCctgacatacccataatatctataataaatatgcataccaagaccacgacaagttagaagaagggatctcgccaataaccgCTGACCTGAAAAGcttactgtggtgggggagctgcgtctacctgtctatcaggacttgCAGCATGACATGTAACGTCCACAAATATAAAGGATGTCAGTATGAATAAATTACTGaatatgtaaggcaggaaagcataagtaagaacaataatgtaaacatgatagagaatatacaacccgTAACATCTGGATACCTTTGAGGGCTAATGACATGAAATGCgtgatacatacatatatatacataaacttttaaaacatatgcctctgtgggcatcatcatcatcatatcgtactcggccataataggctcggaaaaatgtacccggccacgtggagctcggtaaaacccaactaatCAGTGATTGCACAATGGGTGtcgtacccgaccgactatagcgcgactcagtagagtaaaatagatacatatatataatacatgtaGGACTTATTGGAATTATATTCTgaacctttcagagtgacgtaaggttGATATTCTCCGTACACGTTATTAGGAATAACTCTTCATCAAGAATCTTATAAGAATCAAGAAGTACCAACAAcctgataacataagaataagagaagctacctcaacatcaattgttccataagaagggaaaaaatgtaagtactgctagcttctaagagtagagtacctttggaagctcattcattgcattatgtacaatcgaagtcatgcaaaagaaggaaagggataacatcacataccttgtatatgtaCTGCCCAACCTGAAGCTATGAAAaaatgtcacgactccttagtcttgtattgagtataacccacgaaacctggtccttCTTCATTAAAAATCAGTTCCTCAACGTGGCTACAataaggagaaagagaaactagcaagctatCCAGACTTTTTGGCACTAGAATCACGTCGTAACACTCGAAATACCCTAGTTTTtatgtgggatttttggggaggagttgtagGGGTTCAATTTGGTTTTCAAGGTCTGAAAGATGGGTGAAATAAATTAGTTGATAATCCTTTAAAATTCCCCTCTTGGCCGAATTTGGGGCTTTTAATTGagtcctctcattttggcaagtaggtgatacACCTACTTGTCAGCTACCAATCTGcgtagtctcgcaaaaatgcaaatatctctatactccaagatcttattgacaaacagtttaatacgttggaaactagactcatatatcttcaatttggtgggtagatcaccatGTAGTTCCAattaaattgggagaaaagcttaggaatatttgacctaaagtttaagtaatTGCGACAACTTTTATCGAcgtttgtttcataactcgtttaatttcaagacttatgatacgaaCATTacatgattcaaataccttaaaacacgacCTCTTTAGAATATTAGCACCCCTAGGTTTACCTAAAAATAcgggttacaacatccttgattcgtttaacttctaatacttgttaaccacaccttatacacccttgtattatttaagaccaataggattaacttcttattatCTCAAAGATAATATCTTCTCAGATTTATGTCAACAAACTAATGGCATGAACCAACGTACATGAATAGGGGTTGTAACActctccccccttaggaacattcgtcctcgaatgtaagggtatATGGGGAGtctaaatcatcgtggattccaacaTAAATTTCTAGCTGAGTTTCCTCTATAAAATTgacactagcaaaacttgcaagcagtTAAACCCAACATATGGACTCACAAGACTATAGAAAGCATTATGGATTTATATATTATatgcatatcaccattttgtattaatgaagagtattctcaagctaTTGTTTACCTCATAGAGTCATTTCACCCTCTAATGTGTCAGGCGTTCCCCTGGTATCCTCGTTATCTTCATTCTAGAATAGGTAatggtatttagacttcatcttctcttctgcttcccatgtcatttcttccatattcttgttcctccacaatactttgacagAAGCTACATCCTTTGTtatcagcttgcggacttgtcgatctaatatagccactggcacttcttcatatgatagatcctctgtaacttgtacatctttgatagagACAAcccgagaagggtctccaatacatttccttaTCATAGATatatggaataccgggtggataaattccaattcggatggcaattctaactcataagcaacctgtccaattcgtcgaagaattttgtACAGATCGATATACCGTGGACTCAGCTTACacttcttcccaaaatgcataacacccttcatcggcgatATCCTTAGGAAAActcaatcaccaacctcaaactccagatcacgatgTCGGACATCGGAATAAAACTTTTTCCTGCTTTACGCCGTCCTCAGCCGCTCTTGTATCAGTTTCACCTTTTCGAaggcttggtgaatcaaatctggcccatatagtTCCTTTTCACCGACTTTGAACCATCCaagtggtgatctacatctcctcccatatagtgcctcgtatggggatattttaatactggaatggtagctattattgtaggcaaattctatgagtggaagatggtcatcccaactcCTCTTGACATccagaacacatgctcgtagcatatattcaagtgtctgaatggtacatTCAGCCTATCCGTCAGTCTGTGGATGGAATGTAGtgttgagattcacttgtgtgcctaaaaccttctgaaaagacctccaaaagttagtcGTAAATTgtgctcctcggtctgatataatagataccggcacaccatgaagcctaacaatttccttgatatacaacttcgcataatttTCAActgtgtaagttgtcttaactggcagaaaatgggcacattttgtaagtcgatcaactaTCACCTAGATGGAGTTAAatttatgataagagcgaggtaatccaataatgaagtccatattctgaagcaatccactggGTTTATGATGCtcgatctttacttgttgacaattaggACACTAGGCTACAAAttttgcaatagacttcttcatatccCACTAATACTGCTCCTtaacatcatgatacatctttgtcgagccgggatggatggaatatcgggattgatgaatctcaatcataatattctctcgcaaccctaccacattaggcacacataatcggccctggtatctcagttcCCCATCTCCTCCAATCTCGAAATCCGTAATTTTACACTATTGAATGCTCTCTCTCAATCTTACTAAGGTAGGATCTTCGTATTGtcatgcttttacctcggctaccaaagatgattctgttTTATTCTGTACTGTAATACCTttgtcatcagagtctaacaatctgattctcatattggcaagctgatgaagctctttagtcaacccttgTCTACTTGCCTCAatgtgtactaagcttcccattaaCTTACAACTGAGAGCGTCttccacaacattggctttacccggatggtacaatatctcGACATCGTAATCTTTTAGTAATttaagccacctacgctgcctcaaattcaactccgtctgcttgaagatgtattgtaaactcttgtgatctgtgtagatgtcaacatagacgccgtataagtagtgtcgcatatcttcaaagcatatattactgcagccaattccaaatcatgggtcggataattcttttcatgcttcttcaattgtcttgatgcataagcaataaccttcccacgttgcatcaatacacaccccaaacctatacttgaggcatcacaatataccacataaccttctattccttctgggagagtgagcactggtgcggatgtcaatcaaTTCTTTAGCTCATGAAAACTTCGTTCACAAgcgtcagaccactggaacttagtATCTTTTTGTGTTAACTAAGTCAATGGTGCTGATATAGAAGAAAACCCTTTTACAAATTGCCTATAATATCCTTCTAGCcccaggaagctgcggacttctgatggtgttgtaggtctcggccaattctttaatgcatcgatcttctgagtgtcgacactaataccctcatcagatatcacatggccaatgaatgctactgagttcatcCAGAATTCatatttggagagcttagcatataacttacgatcctgaagcgtctgtaatattGTCCGCAAGTGtcccgcatgttccacctccgaacgagaatacacaaaaaatgtcatcaatgaatacgatcATGAACACATCAGGATAGGGCCTGaatacagtattcatgagatccataaaatcTGCTGAggaatttgttagcccgaacgacatcaccaaaaactcaaagtgcccatatcttgtccagaaggccgtctttggaatatccttctccttaaccctcacccgatgataccctgaacataagtcaatcttagagaaatacttggcaccctggagttggtcaaataggttgtcaatccttggaagtggatacttgttctttatagtaaacttattcaactatcaataatcaatacacatccttaacTACCCATCTTTCTTCCACACGAAcaaaactggcgcaccccaaggtgaagtgctaggtctaataaagcccttatctagcaagtccttcaactgcaccttcaactctcgcaactctgccgagGCCATCCTGTATGGATGAATAGATATGGGTCGAGTGTCaagcaacacatcaatgctaaactcaatctccttTTCAGGAAGAAGGCctaggagttcatctgggaaaacatctggaaattcattgaccatggggattgattgtagagtaggaTGCTTCGACTCCGCATCCCTAatgcgaacgagatgataaatgtaaccttttaatatcatcttccttgccttaagataggaaataaacctacctttcggcatctcaatgttccccttccattcaatgaCAGGTTCACTAGGAAACTGAAACccaaccatcttcgtacgacagtcaacatttgcatagcatgaggccaaccagtccattcccattatcacatcgaaatcaaTCATTTCTAACTCAAAAAAATtcgccgaggtttgacgactacaaattaTCACTGTGCaccctctatatacccttctagcaatcacaaaaTCTCGTATCGGAGTAGATGCCACAagtggtttacttatcaattcaggttcaaagccaaacttattagccacaaagggtgtaacatataaTAATGTAGATCCCAGATCAATTAGCGCATATACATCGtaagaaaacacagacaatatacctgtaacaacatccgAAGACGACTCGaaatcctgtcgacctactagagcataggttcgattttgagcaccactcgaactcggcactgcacctctacctctactaCGACCTGTCaattgctgaaaaccccgtgctggaggtcgaactgatgaggaagaaccagacacagatccagttggctgagccataccaccacctcctctattaggacaatcccgcatcatatggacaggctgtccgcaagaatagcacgcatcagaacctcaacgacacagtccaaagtgggcctttcCACATTGATCACAAcatggtgttgggggtctcgtaTGACTAGTATCCACGTGATATTGCGAGctgatgcccgcgaactctgacctggaccagaataggtaaattaatcatattgaggcctctgaaactgtggaggagcactagctacaggtggcgtcgaactcctcgaagactggggcctgacactgcttctgaagtcatcagaataccctacaAATCTCGCCCCTATCCTGCTCACTATCTGCCCTTTGCTGAcacttacgatcctctagggtctaggcataagcctgaatactggaaatatccatgccctccaccaatgaggctgtcgtgcacttatttatcagatgtggtccaaACCCGTTCatgaacatatgcaccctatcactcatctcagCCACCATATGAGGAGCATACCTTgataaagaatcaaactgcatactatactctcgcacactcatattaccttgtctaaggttcaggaacttatcagctctagctcgtcgtatctcaactggcaaatagtgacgaagaaaggcctcagaaaattccttccacacagctggaggggCGTTCGGACCCCTGTATCTCTCCTaactatcataccagaaaaccgctaaatcatgtaaccgataagaagccaactctactgcctttGTATCAGTAGCATGCATAACCCACAGTATATGATAAACCTGATCAATAAAAGtttgcgggtcctccttggggtctgatccggtaaacactagagggtctagattaataaaatcacgaactctcgtactagCTGGTTTATCAACAACACCGGTATTCTGCCTCTgcgcagctaccaagctagtcaataaccgcactgcactccgcatatcctggtctgtagtgccagacgacGAAACTGGTAgtgttgggtgcctcctaatatcctctgtaGGAGACGGAATAGATGATGTATGGGACGgtatctcactctgagcctcattTTGTCCTGCTCTGGCTTAAGGCACccgactggtaccctctcccgcagctgtatcaagctATCTACTAATCgcttgcttcctagtcgaaggtatcactgaaagaaaacaaggtgaatattagagacgaacacttacgactcaactctacacACGAtctagatttaggaagaaggtaacaaccctagatgtcatgtagtatactaattataaatgtggtgcgctacacatccataatcaagactatACTAGAAACgactcatagacaacccctaggacaggcttgctctgataccaagtttgtcacgacccaaactggaggatcatgactagcacccggTCCATACTTGCCAAGCActaacgtacattttatctaacctccCTTATTATCTTTAAGGGCCAACAAGATCATtataaatggtagatatggatcatgaacaacaaaaaatgaaagatAATGGAATGAatatacataacatgggatgacaagactaccaagaaactacatataaggtacgagctaccacgcttccatgaaagactatacaacaaatatcagccgacaaggcataccaagcTATACATGAGttgacacctgtctatgagcctctaaaagagcATAAGTGCTACAACATTGCCGGAATAGGGCCCCGgcatacccataatatctataatAAATATGCATACAAAGACCACATCAAGTCCAGAGAAGGGATCTCACCAATAACTGCTGAACTGGAAAACCTACTGTGGTGGGAGAGCTACGTCTACCTATCTAttaggacctgcagcacgacatgcagcatccacaaatatAAAGGACGTCTGTACAaatatgtaaggcaggaaagcataagtaagaacagtaatgtaaacagGGATAGAAAATATACAATCTGTAACATCTGgatacctctgagggctactgacatgaaatgcgtga
The Nicotiana sylvestris chromosome 11, ASM39365v2, whole genome shotgun sequence DNA segment above includes these coding regions:
- the LOC138881256 gene encoding uncharacterized protein; this translates as MGSLVHIEASRQGLTKELHQLANMRIRLLDSDDKGITVQNKTESSLVAEVAYELELPSELEFIHPVFHISMIRKCIGDPSRVVSIKDVQVTEDLSYEEVPVAILDRQVRKLITKDVASVKVLWRNKNMEEMTWEAEEKMKSKYHYLF
- the LOC138881257 gene encoding uncharacterized protein, translated to MAQPTGSVSGSSSSVRPPARGFQQLTGRSRGRGAVPSSSGAQNRTYALVGRQDFESSSDVVTGILSVFSYDVYALIDLGSTLLYVTPFVANKFGFEPELISKPLVASTPIRDFVIARRVYRGCTVIICSRQTSANFFELEMIDFDVIMGMDWLASCYANVDCRTKMVGFQFPSEPVIEWKGNIEMPKGRFISYLKARKMILKGYIYHLVRIRDAESKHPTLQSIPMVNEFPDVFPDELLGLLPEKEIEFSIDVLLDTRPISIHPYRMASAELRELKVQLKDLLDKGFIRPSTSPWGAPVLFVWKKDG